In the genome of bacterium, one region contains:
- a CDS encoding DUF2934 domain-containing protein has product MAKLKKKSAKKEEEKEEASLLTSEMLFDEVQKKAYQLYEERGWLNGNDLNDWFKAENAILKEK; this is encoded by the coding sequence ATGGCTAAATTAAAAAAGAAGTCTGCAAAAAAAGAGGAGGAAAAAGAGGAGGCAAGCTTATTAACTTCAGAGATGCTTTTTGATGAGGTTCAAAAAAAAGCTTACCAATTATACGAAGAAAGAGGTTGGCTTAATGGTAATGATTTAAACGATTGGTTTAAAGCAGAAAATGCGATTCTAAAGGAAAAATAA